GTCGTCGGCACCGTGGAAGTAGCCGCGCAGCAGGTTGTAGCGCGCATCGCGCTGTTCCTGCACGAGCCGCAGCACCCGCCGCATCGGAACGCCCACGAGCGCCAACGCATGGCTGGCCAGCATGAGCGAGCCCTCGATGGCCTCCGGCACCACTTCGGTCGCGCCGGCCGCCTGCAGCTTGTCGAGGTGCAGGTCGTCCTGCGTGCGCACCACCACCGGCACCTGCGGCGCGTGGGCCCGGGTGTTCGCAAGCACCTTCATGGTGGCAGGGATGTCGAGATAGGTCACCGCCACGGCGCTGGCACGCACCAGGCCTGCCGCCATCAGCGCCTGCAGGCGCGTGGCGTCGCCGTACACCACCGAATCGCCCGCGGCAGCCGCCTGCCGCACGCGGTCGGGATCGAGGTCGAGCGCCATGTAGGGAATGTGCTCGCGCTCCAGCATGCGCGCCAGGTTCTGCCCGCAGCGGCCGTAGCCGCAGATCAGAACGTGGCCGCTGGTATTGATCGCCTTGCGCGCGATGGTGGTCATCTGCAGCGACTGCTGCAGCCAATCGCTGGCGACCAGTTTCATCACGATGGGGTTGCTGTACTGGATCAGGAACGGCGTGGCCAGCATCGACAGCACCATGGCCGCCAGCACGGGGTTCATGAGCGCGGGCTCGATCAGCGCATGCTCCTGCGTGAGGGAAAGCAGCACGAAACCGAACTCGCCGGCCTGCGCCAGGTAGAGCCCCGTGCGCAGCGACACGCCCGTGGTGGCGCCCATGCCACGCGCGAGCACCAGGATCACGCCGGCCTTGAGGAGCAGGGGCACGACCAGCAGCACGAGCACCAGCGCCCAGCGCTCCAGCAGGATGTGCCAGTCGAGCATCATGCCGACGGTGATGAAGAAAAGCCCCAGCAGCACATCGTGGAACGGGCGGATGTCGGTACCCACCTGGTGGCGGTACTCGGTTTCGGACACCAGCACGCCCGCGATGAACGCGCCCAGCGCGAGCGACAGGCCCGCCTCTTCCGTGAGCCACGCCAGGCCGAGCGTGATGAGCAGCAGGTTCAGCATGAACAGCTCGTCGCTCTTGCGGCGCGCCACGAGGGTGAGCCACCAGCGCATCACGCGCTGCCCGCCCACCAGCAGCACGGCCACCAGCACGGTGGCCTTCAGCAGCGCGAGCCCCAGCGCCACCAGCAGCCGCTCCGGCGAGGAGCCGAGCGCGGGGATCAGCACCAGCAGCGGCACCACGGCCAGGTCCTGGAACAGCAGCACCCCCAGCACGCGCCGGCCGTGTTCCGTTTCCAGTTCCGCGCGCTCGCTCATGAGCTTGACCACAATGGCCGTGCTGCTCATCACGAGCGTGCCGCCCAGGGCCAGAGCGGTCTGCCAGCCCATCTGCCACAAGCCTCCTGCAAAGTGGGAAAGCAGCAGCATGCCGGCCATGCCGGCCGTCAGCGTCAGGGCCACCTGGAGCAGGCCCAATCCGAAAACGAACTGGCGCATGGCGCGCAGCTTGGAGAGGCTGAATTCCAGGCCGATCGAGAACATCAGAAAAACGACCCCGAATTCCCCGAGGTGGCGAACGCCTTCGGAGTTCTGGGTGAGCGCGAGCGCATGGGGTCCGATCAGGATGCCTGCGGCCAGGTAGCCCAGCATCGGCGGCAGCTTGAGGCTGCGGCATGCCACCACGCCGAGCACGGCGGCCAGCAGGTAGAGCAACGTCAGGGCAAGCGAGGACATGCCCGATGCTAGCCGAGCGTCGCGGTGTTGCTGCGCTCCCGGGGTGCCTGCGATGGCGCCCGGGACGGCCCCGGGCCAGCCGTTCGGCGCGCCCGGCAGGGCATTGGCGGTTGCGGCGGGCGGGGAAGGGGCGACGAATAGAATCCGGGGATGCCTTCCGCTCCCCCTGCACCGGTGCCGACCGCCTTGCCGCCGGCGCCTTTTTCCGCCGAACGCGCCCTCCGACTGGCCCGCGAGACCTTTGACATCGAGGCCGCCGCACTGGCCGGCCTGGCTGCCCGTGTGGGCGATGCGTTCGCCGAAGCGGTGCGCCGCATTCTGGACACCTCGGGACGCGTGGTGGTCATGGGCATGGGCAAGAGCGGGCACGTAGGCCGCAAGATCGCGGCCACGC
The DNA window shown above is from Acidovorax sp. NCPPB 4044 and carries:
- a CDS encoding monovalent cation:proton antiporter family protein translates to MSSLALTLLYLLAAVLGVVACRSLKLPPMLGYLAAGILIGPHALALTQNSEGVRHLGEFGVVFLMFSIGLEFSLSKLRAMRQFVFGLGLLQVALTLTAGMAGMLLLSHFAGGLWQMGWQTALALGGTLVMSSTAIVVKLMSERAELETEHGRRVLGVLLFQDLAVVPLLVLIPALGSSPERLLVALGLALLKATVLVAVLLVGGQRVMRWWLTLVARRKSDELFMLNLLLITLGLAWLTEEAGLSLALGAFIAGVLVSETEYRHQVGTDIRPFHDVLLGLFFITVGMMLDWHILLERWALVLVLLVVPLLLKAGVILVLARGMGATTGVSLRTGLYLAQAGEFGFVLLSLTQEHALIEPALMNPVLAAMVLSMLATPFLIQYSNPIVMKLVASDWLQQSLQMTTIARKAINTSGHVLICGYGRCGQNLARMLEREHIPYMALDLDPDRVRQAAAAGDSVVYGDATRLQALMAAGLVRASAVAVTYLDIPATMKVLANTRAHAPQVPVVVRTQDDLHLDKLQAAGATEVVPEAIEGSLMLASHALALVGVPMRRVLRLVQEQRDARYNLLRGYFHGADDDTGSEREQERLATVTLPPGAGTLGQALADLPMHAIGVRVVNLRHKDGRSSTPSGESVLSEGDTLVISGHPAALALAEDALLRG